A single Providencia manganoxydans DNA region contains:
- a CDS encoding DUF2509 family protein has translation MKHRIFQQQGNIALVMVVVLMTTALLLLKALHFYQENARNEFLKEKKYVEAFNQAESALSWGLQQSWALQTFSRQKWQCQRASEHSWESCLKHYKGSQFILSGKGNYRGQYDVTLYRWVSPISGTQKVRSQIKGWLDYCPVDKKGFCQ, from the coding sequence ATGAAGCATCGTATTTTTCAGCAGCAGGGAAACATTGCGTTAGTGATGGTCGTGGTATTGATGACAACAGCGCTACTGTTATTAAAAGCATTACATTTTTATCAAGAAAACGCTCGCAACGAATTTTTAAAGGAAAAAAAATATGTTGAAGCATTTAATCAAGCAGAGTCAGCGCTGTCATGGGGGCTTCAGCAATCTTGGGCTTTGCAGACGTTTAGCCGCCAAAAATGGCAATGTCAGAGAGCATCAGAGCACTCATGGGAAAGCTGCCTTAAACATTATAAAGGTTCTCAATTTATTCTCTCTGGTAAAGGAAACTATAGGGGGCAATATGATGTTACGCTCTATCGCTGGGTTTCTCCTATTTCAGGCACACAGAAAGTGCGAAGCCAAATAAAAGGTTGGCTTGATTACTGTCCAGTTGATAAAAAGGGATTTTGCCAATGA